One region of Methanobrevibacter wolinii SH genomic DNA includes:
- the hacB gene encoding homoaconitase small subunit produces MEKIQGRVWKFGENIDTDLIIPGRYLRTFNPQDLADHVLEGERPDFTANVKKGDIIVADENFGCGSSREQAPVAIKTAGVDAIIAKSFARIFYRNAVNIGLPVITADIKASDEDILSVDLSEGILCNKTTGETVQFEPFKDFMLDILEDGGLVNHYLKTKKQ; encoded by the coding sequence ATGGAAAAAATTCAAGGAAGAGTTTGGAAGTTTGGAGAAAACATTGATACTGATTTAATTATTCCAGGTAGATATCTTAGAACATTTAATCCTCAAGATTTAGCAGATCATGTATTAGAAGGAGAAAGACCTGATTTTACTGCTAATGTTAAAAAAGGAGATATTATTGTTGCTGATGAAAACTTTGGTTGTGGCTCTTCTAGGGAACAAGCTCCTGTTGCTATTAAAACTGCAGGTGTAGATGCAATTATTGCAAAATCCTTTGCAAGAATTTTTTATAGGAATGCAGTAAATATTGGGCTTCCTGTTATTACTGCAGATATAAAAGCATCTGATGAAGATATTTTGTCTGTTGATTTAAGTGAAGGTATTTTATGCAATAAAACTACTGGTGAAACAGTTCAGTTTGAACCATTTAAAGATTTCATGTTAGATATCTTAGAAGATGGTGGTTTAGTAAATCATTATTTAAAAACTAAAAAACAATAA
- a CDS encoding HVO_0476 family zinc finger protein — MECPICGSDDLTVLKSKETSSKKKLINDYLLKCNECEHVFKDRITQSNPIPCRIIISENEQSIKSVIDLYPYETINVGNVLLTDNGQVRVKSIETSERRVKSAIVKDIKTIWASSLEIPSRFGLSIDLKGETQSYKIDTDRDFEVSTNDIIKIEDFILKVHIIKTDNGKITSGSVKADHIKRIYTKPIDLKSYDYNLTDNIVKKTLRWE; from the coding sequence ATGGAATGTCCAATTTGTGGATCAGATGATCTTACGGTATTAAAATCAAAGGAAACTTCGTCTAAAAAGAAATTAATAAATGATTATTTATTAAAATGTAATGAATGTGAACATGTATTTAAAGATAGAATAACTCAATCAAATCCTATTCCATGTAGAATTATTATAAGTGAAAATGAACAATCTATTAAATCAGTAATTGATTTATATCCTTATGAGACAATTAATGTTGGTAATGTTTTACTTACTGATAATGGACAAGTTAGAGTTAAATCTATTGAAACTAGTGAAAGAAGAGTAAAATCTGCTATTGTTAAAGATATTAAAACTATTTGGGCTTCATCTTTAGAGATTCCATCAAGATTTGGATTATCTATTGATTTAAAAGGTGAAACTCAATCTTATAAAATTGATACAGATAGGGATTTTGAAGTATCTACTAATGATATTATTAAAATAGAAGATTTTATTTTAAAAGTTCATATTATTAAAACTGATAATGGAAAAATTACTAGTGGTTCTGTAAAAGCAGATCATATTAAAAGGATATATACAAAACCTATTGATTTAAAATCTTATGATTATAATTTAACTGATAATATTGTTAAAAAAACTTTAAGATGGGAATAA